The Porites lutea chromosome 4, jaPorLute2.1, whole genome shotgun sequence genome contains a region encoding:
- the LOC140933440 gene encoding transaldolase-like produces the protein MASALEQLKKYTTVVADSGDFDTISQYKPTDATTNPSLLLAASKMPQYRNLFDKAVQYGKANGSTLEEQLTEAMDKMFVLFGVEILNIVPGRVSTEVDARLSFDVEGSIEKAKKFIKLYEEAGISKDRILIKLSTTWEGVQAAKVLEEELGIHCNMTLLFSFAQAVACAEAGVTLISPFVGRIFDWYVKNTDQKEFEPADDPGVKSVTAIYNYYKKFGYKTVVMGASFRNLGQITELAGCDLLTISPSLLEKLVKSTETVSQKLSVEEAQKLDIEKVSLDEKKFRWLLNEDQMATEKLAEGIRKFAADAVKLEDMIKAELQK, from the exons ATGGCTTCCGCTCTGGAACAACTCAAAAAATACACCACAGTCGTCGCTGATTCGGGCGATTTTGATA CCATTTCGCAGTACAAACCCACCGATGCGACGACCAACCCATCGCTCCTTCTTGCTGCTTCCAAAATGCCTCAGTACCGAAATTTATTCGACAAAGCTGTTCAGTACGGAAAGGCCAATGGAAG CACCCTTGAAGAGCAGCTGACTGAAGCAATGGACAAAATG ttTGTACTTTTTGGAGTTGAAATACTAAATATTGTCCCAGGAAGAGTTTCAACAGAGGTTGATGCTAG GTTATCCTTTGATGTTGAGGGCTCTATTGAGAAGGCCAAAAAGTTTATCAAGTTGTATGAGGAAGCTGGAATCAGCAAAGACAGAATCTTAATCAAACTGAGCACAACTTGGGAAGGAGTCCAAGCTGCAAA gGTTCTTGAGGAGGAACTTGGTATTCACTGCAACATGACACTCCTTTTCTCCTTTGCACAG GCGGTAGCTTGTGCAGAAGCTGGTGTCACCTTGATCTCCCCATTTGTTGGACGTATTTTTGATTGGTATGTTAAGAACACAGACCAAAAGGAATTTGAACCTGCAGATGACCCAG GTGTTAAGAGTGTGACAGCAATATACAACTACTACAAAAAGTTTGGTTACAAAACTGTTGTCATGGGAGCATCATTCAGAAACCTTGGGCAAATCACTGAACTGGCTGGATGTGATCTTCTCACAATCAG TCCATCTTTGTTAGAAAAGCTCGTGAAATCGACTGAGACAGTCTCCCAAAAGCTTTCAGTTGAGGAAG CTCAAAAGCTTGATATTGAGAAAGTATCCTTGGATGAAAAGAAATTTCGTTGGCTTCTCAATGAGGACCAGATGGCTACTGAGAAGTTAGCGGAGGGAATCAGAAAGTTTGCTGCAGATGCTGTAAAACTTGAGGATATGATTAAAGCAGAGCTCCAAAAGTAA
- the LOC140933441 gene encoding cyclin-dependent kinase 4 inhibitor B-like, with product MADGGELTAAAATGDLKAVKTIIDRGVDVNSYSPEGFRPLCIAAFWAYNDIVQLLLDRGADVNACNRGTNWTALHCATFQGHGKVVMTLMNHNPDLTIRDNLGRSAVDFASALDTIWPFFAAAGCRRTSKADLIRMDIVKKVEVKDNKVPSSEKAYFSRPGSAYVFKTQSLYGSQTQHSYQQQLALNSGDVLTASETSVLNTSRTNNPAFSVWRS from the exons atggcggacggAGGCGAGTTGACTGCTGCAGCAGCCACAGGTGATTTAAAG GCGGTGAAAACCATTATAGACCGCGGTGTTGATGTGAATTCGTATTCCCCAGAGGGTTTCAGACCCTTATGTATTGCAGCTTTCTGGGCGTACAACGACATTGTTCAGTTATTACTTGACCGGGG AGCTGATGTCAATGCTTGTAACAGAGGTACAAATTGGACAGCTCTTCACTGTGCTACATTCCAAGGACATGGTAAAGTTGTTATGACACTAATGAATCACAACCCAGACCTAACAATCAGAGATAATCTTGGCAg ATCAGCTGTGGATTTTGCCTCAGCACTTGATACAATTTGGCCATTTTTTGCAG CTGCTGGCTGCAGAAGAACATCTAAAGCTGACCTCATCAGAATGGACATTGTGAAGAAG GTTGAAGTGAAAGATAACAAAGTTCCAAGTTCAGAGAAAGCATACTTCTCCCGACCTGGTTCAGCCTATGTGTTTAAAACGCAGTCACTGTATGGTAGCCAGACACAACACAGCTATCAG CAACAGCTGGCTCTTAACAGTGGTGATGTGTTGACTGCTAGTGAGACTTCAGTATTAAACACCTCTAGAACAAATAATCCTGCTTTTTCAGTATGGAGGAGTTGA